TGACAATCTCGTCATGGGTCGCATCGGGTTTTCCAAAAGCAATGTTTTGGGCCACGGTTTCCGAAAAGATGAAAGCGTCTTGTGGTGCATAAGCAATGCTTTGGCGTAAGGCGTCTAATGTGACATCGTATATCGATACATTGCCAATGAGAATATCCCCTTCGCCAGCCTTCAAATCAAACTCGCGTAATAGCAGGCGGAGCAAAGTTGTTTTCCCAGAGCCGGTACGGCCAACAATGCCGAGTGTTTGCCCTTTTTCAATTTCTAAGACGATGTCTTTGAGAACTGGGCGATCATGTTCTGGATAACAAAAATGGTGAATATCAAAAATGACCCGTCCCGTCGGTACCACATTTACCGCATGTGGACGGTTTGTCACTGCGGGTGGGATTGCTAGCAATTGTTTAACACGTTCGTAGGATGCACTCCCGCGTTCGACGATATTAAATAAGAAACCAAAAGCCAACATGGGCCAGATTAATTGGCCAAGATAGAGTGTAAAAGTTGTCAGGTTCCCCAAATTTAACGATCCATGCACAACAAACCATGCTCCAACGGCAATAGACAAAAAATATGAAAGTCCAACAATGACCGATATTGTGGGATCGAACAAGGAGTCAATGCGGGCGACGGCAACACTTTTGTCCACGACATCACGGGAAAGAGCTACGAAATTTTCCCGTTCCCACTTTTCCTGACCAAATGCGCGCACGACACGGATTCCCGATACATATTCTTGAACACGGTCATTGATGTCAGAGAATGCGGCCTGCGCCAAATAAAAACGGTCATGAAGCATCTTGCCATAGCGAGTCACCGCGTAGGCCATGAGCGGCATCGGAAGCAATGAAATAATCGTGAGCTTCCAATTGATAAAAGCCATGGTCGTAATAACGACACTCCCGGTGGTAAGGGAATCGACGAATGTGAGCACGCCTTCGGAAGCGGTGTCTTGAATCGCTTGGACATCATTGGTTGAGTGGGCCATGAGATCGCCGATACGCTTATGATGGTAAAATTCCGGAGACATGAGGGTGAAATGATCATAAAGCCTAGTCCGGAGTTCTGCGCCTAGTTGAATGGCTCCTCCAAATAATAAAATGCGCCACAAATACCGAATGGCATAGGTGATCAAGGCGGTGATCAAAATAATGAGCAGATCATCGTCAAGTTTTCCGCGCGTGAGTGTGTGATGCGTTAAATCGTTAATGATCAGTCCAACAATACGCGGAGGAATCAAGGATAGAAGAGCAACCATCATAAGGAGCAAAATACCCACAATATATCGAGTCGGATGACGGCGAAAGAACCACATCAGATCCAAAAAAACGCGCACGATATTGTCCTTTCTGGTTTTCCAACCACAGGAAAAACACCTTAAAATCTTATTACATACCAGTTAGCCTGAACAACTGTCGTCACGATGTCGCTAACTCATGTCGCCTTGCAATATGGTAATGGTTCATTGAGTTCACGAAAGTACAAAAACAGACTGCCAATCAGAAAGCGAGACATCGATTATTTTATCACTTTGTCTCAGCCAATCTGCTAGCGTTTAGGGATTCTAAGGCTAAAGACTTAGCAAATTTCTTGATTTTGTTGGGTTTTGTTCGTGGCGTTTCGAACAAAAACGGTGAGTTATATGAGATTTTAGGGTTCGTTGTGTGATTTTCGGTCTAGTATTGTGACAAGATCAAGATGGTCTGTGGCCAAGCCCGCTTGTAGCAGTTAAAGGTCCATGATATTTAAGATAAGGCATTTCGACTATTAGATTAGCGCGATGTCCTCCCTTATCATATTAAGAACATCAGACATTATGATGCTTTCCCGAAGCCTGCTGTTTTCGTTGCAACCGGTGCTGATAACTAAGACATGAAACCAAGCCACTTCCGTTACTGAAAACTGGCTTGGTTTCAACGTCATAAATAAAACGGGGGAACAAGGCAGTAATTTTTTAATGAGTTAAGGCTTCAATGTCTTGCGTTAAGTTTGATACATCAGGACTTCCTAATCCTGTTACCCGGTTGTATCCTAACTGATCATAGTAAAACCAGTTGTTCCCTTTGGTAATCGTATGAAAAGCCGGGTATAACGTGTTTTCGGGACTTTGAAATACAGTATAGAACAGG
The Sulfobacillus thermosulfidooxidans DNA segment above includes these coding regions:
- a CDS encoding ABC transporter transmembrane domain-containing protein, with amino-acid sequence MRVFLDLMWFFRRHPTRYIVGILLLMMVALLSLIPPRIVGLIINDLTHHTLTRGKLDDDLLIILITALITYAIRYLWRILLFGGAIQLGAELRTRLYDHFTLMSPEFYHHKRIGDLMAHSTNDVQAIQDTASEGVLTFVDSLTTGSVVITTMAFINWKLTIISLLPMPLMAYAVTRYGKMLHDRFYLAQAAFSDINDRVQEYVSGIRVVRAFGQEKWERENFVALSRDVVDKSVAVARIDSLFDPTISVIVGLSYFLSIAVGAWFVVHGSLNLGNLTTFTLYLGQLIWPMLAFGFLFNIVERGSASYERVKQLLAIPPAVTNRPHAVNVVPTGRVIFDIHHFCYPEHDRPVLKDIVLEIEKGQTLGIVGRTGSGKTTLLRLLLREFDLKAGEGDILIGNVSIYDVTLDALRQSIAYAPQDAFIFSETVAQNIAFGKPDATHDEIVNAAYLASILEDIQQFPQGFETVVGERGTNLSGGQKQRISIARALLQDAEILLLDDTLSAVDARTETHILNSIKENRQGRTTIIATHRLRTVEHADQIIVLENGTIVERGTHDSLWGLGGRYWDMYRRQQLETQVEQGGIEV